The proteins below come from a single Agrococcus beijingensis genomic window:
- a CDS encoding Ku protein, with protein MRAIWKGSITFGLVNVPVKLYSATEEHDLQLHQVHDADGGRIRYERKCEVCGKKVAYEHIDKAYDDGEQTVVLTDDDFAALPAERSREIEVLEFVPNEQIDPILLDRSYYLEPDSKSPKAYVLLRTVLEDTARTAVVRMSLRQRTRLATMRVRDDVLLVQTMRWADEVRAAEFASLDTDIAVGKRELELARSIVRELEADFDLEQHVDEYQQQLRTLVEAKLEQGDALDTAATFGETDEGEGAEVIDLLEALQRSVDKKKADASGGASSGGSAERAPAKAAAKPAAKKAAAKSPAKKAAAKSGTAKAEADGDEKPAKKPAAKKRSA; from the coding sequence ATGCGAGCGATCTGGAAGGGTTCCATCACCTTCGGCCTGGTGAACGTGCCGGTGAAGCTGTACTCCGCGACCGAGGAGCACGACCTGCAGCTGCACCAGGTGCACGACGCCGACGGCGGGCGCATCCGCTACGAGCGCAAGTGCGAGGTGTGCGGCAAGAAGGTCGCCTACGAGCACATCGACAAGGCCTACGACGACGGCGAGCAGACCGTCGTGCTCACCGACGACGACTTCGCCGCGCTGCCCGCCGAGCGCAGCCGCGAGATCGAGGTGCTCGAGTTCGTGCCGAACGAGCAGATCGACCCGATCCTGCTCGATCGCAGCTACTACCTCGAGCCCGACTCGAAGAGCCCGAAGGCCTACGTGCTGCTGCGCACCGTGCTCGAGGACACCGCCCGCACCGCCGTGGTGCGCATGTCGCTGCGGCAGCGCACGCGGCTCGCGACGATGCGGGTGCGCGACGACGTGCTGCTGGTGCAGACGATGCGCTGGGCCGACGAGGTGCGCGCGGCCGAGTTCGCGAGCCTCGACACCGACATCGCGGTCGGCAAGCGCGAGCTCGAGCTGGCCCGCTCGATCGTGCGCGAGCTCGAGGCCGACTTCGACCTCGAGCAGCACGTCGACGAGTACCAGCAGCAGCTGCGCACGCTGGTCGAGGCGAAGCTCGAGCAGGGCGACGCGCTCGACACCGCCGCCACCTTCGGCGAGACCGACGAGGGCGAGGGCGCCGAGGTCATCGACCTGCTCGAGGCGCTGCAGCGGTCGGTCGACAAGAAGAAGGCGGATGCCTCCGGTGGCGCGTCGTCCGGCGGCTCGGCCGAGCGGGCGCCCGCGAAGGCCGCCGCGAAGCCGGCCGCCAAGAAGGCGGCGGCGAAGTCGCCCGCGAAGAAGGCCGCGGCGAAGAGCGGCACCGCGAAGGCCGAAGCGGACGGAGACGAGAAGCCGGCCAAGAAGCCCGCCGCGAAGAAGCGGTCGGCCTGA
- a CDS encoding AfsR/SARP family transcriptional regulator encodes MNTRPVDEPARLSVSMIGPLVVRRDGIALGAHLGGPKPRQILEILLLRRGAPVSKDVLIELLWGDRAPKEARSTLESYVSVLRRHLQPARGKSGPLRTTTGGYLIDISLVDLDLARFDSLLRCAQRAEPAVAYPLVVEALALATGPLLGDELRPSWAAEERTRHADDVTAARVLAAESALAIGAHADAADWANQALMDDPLHEGAWTALIVALERSGQCAEGLRAYDRCRQRFDSELGCEPSSALRAAHARLLNATAAGQGELSYAVSALLVLNDQLVRSAEPDFDAEPLEARIGEAVRQAGDVLTAFLRRATQAA; translated from the coding sequence ATGAACACCCGTCCCGTCGACGAACCGGCTCGACTGTCGGTCAGCATGATCGGCCCGCTCGTGGTGCGCCGCGACGGCATCGCACTGGGTGCCCATCTGGGCGGACCCAAGCCGCGCCAGATCCTCGAGATCCTGCTGCTCCGACGCGGCGCCCCGGTCTCGAAGGACGTGCTGATCGAGCTGCTGTGGGGCGACAGGGCGCCCAAGGAGGCGCGGTCGACCCTCGAGAGCTATGTGAGCGTGCTGCGGCGGCACCTGCAGCCCGCCCGGGGAAAGTCCGGGCCGCTGCGCACCACCACGGGCGGCTACCTGATCGACATCTCGCTGGTCGATCTCGACCTGGCGCGCTTCGACTCCCTGCTGCGCTGCGCCCAACGCGCCGAGCCGGCCGTCGCCTACCCGCTGGTCGTCGAGGCGCTTGCCCTGGCGACCGGGCCGCTGCTGGGCGACGAGCTGCGCCCGTCCTGGGCCGCGGAGGAGCGCACCCGTCACGCGGATGACGTCACGGCGGCACGCGTGCTCGCGGCGGAGTCGGCGCTCGCCATCGGCGCCCATGCCGACGCGGCCGACTGGGCCAACCAGGCCCTCATGGACGACCCGCTGCACGAAGGCGCGTGGACGGCGCTGATCGTCGCGCTCGAGCGGAGCGGGCAGTGCGCCGAGGGGCTGCGGGCCTACGATCGCTGCCGGCAGCGCTTCGACAGCGAGCTCGGCTGCGAGCCGAGCTCCGCGCTGCGCGCGGCGCACGCCCGGCTGCTGAACGCCACTGCCGCAGGCCAGGGCGAGCTGTCCTATGCGGTGTCGGCGCTGCTCGTGCTGAACGACCAGCTGGTGCGCAGCGCCGAGCCCGACTTCGACGCAGAGCCGCTGGAGGCTCGCATCGGCGAAGCGGTCCGGCAGGCGGGCGATGTGCTGACGGCGTTCCTGCGCCGCGCCACTCAGGCCGCCTGA
- a CDS encoding ATP-dependent DNA ligase, which yields MAAADRIVVGGRSLRFTNPDKVLYPSTGTTKRDVLEYVLRASAAIIAHGGGRPVTRKRWPEGVGTERKPGDLFFQKQLERGAPDWIETVELEHSTGPKSYPVLSEPAALAWMAQMGALELHVPQWRMHDGERQPPDRLVLDLDPGPGADLDDCAQVALWVRELLVDIGLDPVPLTSGSKGIHLYARLDGTVSSEQASEVAHQLARSLEQLHPELIVSDMAKAKRQGKVLIDWSQNSGSKTTVAPYSLRGRPRPTVAAPRTWDEVEAGGLEQLEYTEVLERLERDGDLIAALDPPPDRLAKYRGMRSAHRTPEPVPAEPPVPTDGQSFVIQKHRASRLHYDFRLERDGVLVSWAVPKGPPSTPKQNRLAVHVEDHPLEYGSFEGTIPKGEYGAGVVEIWDAGTYELEKFRDDEVIATLHGRPDGGLGGDPYRFALIRTDAEQRSWLLHRMKEQDAERDARLKGYAPKRGAAGADAEGGAGDPEPAAAAEGASASVKTGAKAPAKRGARAAAAPVQAAGKGAAKSAAKGSATTGTATRAKLAPKDEPPIVLSKATGRRKGDRRTDLRPMLATQAEASDIDDEREWSFEVKWDGWRVLVQLGDPVRLVSRGGQELSAGFPELVEALPAAVGTADAVLDGEIVVLRRGAADFAALQQRAGLTGRPAKKAAAATPATLMLFDLLEHEGSRLIDEPLDRRQSRLDALVHESARVRVSKPLRGSLERILAATAEGGIEGVMAKRHDSRYRPGKRSGDWLKLKHAQTREAVVIGWLEGKGSLAGTVGSLVLALPDDEGRMRYAGRVGTGFSEAERKRLRERLVARRTAPSVSGVPADVSRRIHWVRAVVAEVAHTEQTESGALRHPVWRGLRHDKALADLRPD from the coding sequence ATGGCGGCCGCCGACCGGATCGTCGTCGGGGGCCGGAGCCTGCGCTTCACGAACCCCGACAAGGTGCTGTACCCGTCGACCGGCACGACCAAGCGCGACGTGCTCGAGTACGTGCTGCGCGCATCCGCCGCCATCATCGCCCACGGCGGCGGGCGCCCCGTCACGCGCAAGCGCTGGCCGGAGGGGGTCGGCACCGAGCGGAAGCCCGGCGACCTGTTCTTCCAGAAGCAGCTCGAGCGGGGCGCGCCCGACTGGATCGAGACGGTCGAGCTGGAGCACAGCACCGGCCCGAAGTCGTACCCGGTGCTGTCGGAGCCGGCCGCGCTCGCCTGGATGGCGCAGATGGGCGCGCTCGAGCTGCACGTGCCGCAGTGGCGCATGCACGACGGCGAGCGGCAGCCGCCCGACCGGCTCGTGCTCGACCTCGACCCGGGCCCCGGCGCCGACCTCGACGACTGCGCGCAGGTGGCGCTGTGGGTGCGCGAGCTGCTCGTCGACATCGGGCTCGACCCGGTGCCGCTGACGAGCGGCAGCAAGGGCATCCACCTCTATGCCCGGCTCGACGGCACGGTCAGCTCGGAGCAGGCGAGCGAGGTCGCCCACCAGCTCGCCCGCTCGCTCGAGCAGCTGCACCCCGAGCTGATCGTGAGCGACATGGCGAAGGCGAAGCGGCAGGGCAAGGTGCTGATCGACTGGAGCCAGAACTCCGGCTCGAAGACGACCGTCGCGCCGTACTCGCTGCGCGGGCGGCCGCGGCCGACTGTCGCCGCGCCCCGCACCTGGGACGAGGTCGAGGCGGGCGGGCTCGAGCAGCTCGAGTACACCGAGGTGCTCGAGCGGCTCGAGCGCGACGGCGACCTGATCGCCGCGCTCGACCCGCCGCCCGACCGGCTCGCGAAGTACCGCGGCATGCGCTCGGCGCACAGGACGCCCGAGCCGGTGCCGGCCGAGCCGCCGGTGCCGACCGACGGGCAGTCGTTCGTGATCCAGAAGCACCGGGCGAGCCGGCTGCACTACGACTTCAGGCTCGAGCGCGACGGCGTGCTCGTCTCGTGGGCGGTGCCGAAGGGGCCGCCGTCGACGCCGAAGCAGAACCGGCTCGCGGTGCACGTCGAGGATCACCCGCTCGAGTACGGCTCGTTCGAGGGCACGATCCCGAAGGGCGAGTACGGCGCCGGCGTCGTGGAGATCTGGGATGCCGGCACCTATGAGCTCGAGAAGTTCCGCGACGACGAGGTGATCGCGACGCTGCACGGCAGGCCCGACGGCGGGCTGGGCGGCGACCCCTACCGCTTCGCGCTGATCCGCACCGACGCCGAGCAGCGGTCGTGGCTGCTGCACCGCATGAAGGAGCAGGATGCCGAGCGCGACGCGCGGCTGAAGGGCTACGCGCCGAAGCGGGGTGCCGCGGGGGCCGATGCCGAGGGTGGCGCGGGCGACCCCGAGCCGGCGGCGGCTGCTGAGGGGGCGAGCGCTTCGGTGAAGACCGGCGCGAAGGCACCCGCGAAGCGCGGCGCGCGGGCCGCTGCGGCGCCGGTGCAGGCCGCTGGCAAGGGCGCCGCGAAGAGCGCCGCGAAGGGGTCAGCGACGACCGGCACCGCGACCCGCGCGAAGCTGGCGCCGAAGGACGAGCCGCCGATCGTGCTCTCGAAGGCGACCGGGCGCCGCAAGGGCGACCGGAGGACCGACCTGCGGCCGATGCTCGCGACGCAGGCCGAGGCATCCGACATCGACGACGAGCGCGAGTGGTCGTTCGAGGTGAAGTGGGATGGCTGGCGCGTGCTCGTGCAGCTGGGCGACCCGGTGCGGCTCGTCAGCCGCGGCGGGCAGGAGCTGTCTGCGGGCTTCCCCGAGCTGGTCGAGGCGCTGCCGGCGGCGGTCGGCACGGCCGATGCGGTGCTCGACGGCGAGATCGTCGTGCTGCGGCGCGGGGCGGCCGACTTCGCCGCACTGCAGCAGCGCGCTGGCCTCACCGGGCGCCCCGCCAAGAAGGCCGCTGCCGCGACGCCGGCGACGCTGATGCTCTTCGACCTGCTCGAGCACGAGGGCTCCCGCCTCATCGACGAGCCGCTCGACCGGCGCCAGTCGCGGCTCGACGCGCTCGTGCACGAGAGCGCCCGCGTGCGCGTGTCGAAGCCGCTGCGCGGCTCGCTCGAGCGGATCCTCGCGGCGACCGCCGAGGGCGGCATCGAGGGCGTGATGGCGAAGCGCCACGACAGCCGCTACCGCCCGGGCAAGCGCTCGGGCGACTGGCTGAAGCTCAAGCACGCGCAGACCCGCGAGGCGGTGGTGATCGGCTGGCTCGAGGGCAAGGGATCGCTCGCCGGCACCGTCGGCTCGCTGGTGCTGGCGCTGCCGGACGACGAGGGGCGGATGCGCTACGCCGGCCGGGTGGGCACCGGATTCTCGGAGGCGGAGCGCAAGCGGCTGCGCGAGCGGCTCGTGGCTCGCCGGACCGCGCCGTCGGTCAGCGGGGTTCCCGCGGACGTGAGCCGACGCATCCACTGGGTCCGTGCCGTGGTGGCCGAGGTGGCGCACACCGAGCAGACCGAGTCGGGTGCGCTGCGGCACCCGGTCTGGCGGGGCCTGCGCCACGACAAGGCGCTCGCCGACCTGCGCCCCGACTGA
- a CDS encoding cytochrome c oxidase assembly protein, protein MSSSDAGQLLPPSFEQFLLPGPSTVSLLPVVSVLLAIAYTAGIMRLRRQGQRWPWWRTACFLLACLLMAVVTGAQIDAYGQLMFSIFMFQQLALMMVIAPLLVLGSPGTLLLRATPRRGFGRTVLRVALCGLRSRAARFALHPALVIPLMLLCFFGLYAGGVADVLLRSPIGHIVLEVVFLVVGILITAPLVSSDPLPRRTSYPSRMFGIFLEMQVHAAFGLVTLFSATPIVRYFATAPPESWEVDPVRDQGIAGILAWTFGELPLLALLVVTLARWQRRDRTRARAAQDSSDAETDAYNEYLLQMQQRAQDSEGDRRS, encoded by the coding sequence ATGAGCTCCTCCGACGCCGGGCAGCTGCTGCCCCCCAGCTTCGAGCAGTTCCTGCTCCCGGGGCCTTCGACCGTGTCTCTGCTGCCGGTGGTCTCGGTGCTGCTCGCCATCGCCTACACCGCGGGGATCATGCGGTTGCGGCGGCAGGGACAGCGCTGGCCGTGGTGGCGCACCGCGTGCTTCCTGCTCGCTTGCCTGCTGATGGCAGTGGTCACCGGGGCGCAGATCGACGCGTATGGCCAGCTCATGTTCTCGATCTTCATGTTCCAGCAGCTCGCGCTGATGATGGTGATCGCCCCGCTGCTCGTCCTCGGATCTCCGGGGACCCTGCTGCTGCGAGCCACGCCACGCCGCGGCTTCGGAAGGACGGTGCTCCGGGTCGCGCTGTGCGGACTGCGATCGAGAGCGGCTCGGTTCGCGCTGCATCCGGCGCTGGTCATCCCGTTGATGCTGCTGTGCTTCTTCGGGCTCTACGCCGGTGGAGTCGCGGATGTGCTGCTGCGCTCCCCGATCGGCCACATCGTCCTCGAAGTCGTGTTCCTCGTCGTCGGGATCCTGATCACCGCGCCACTGGTCTCATCCGATCCGCTTCCGCGGCGAACCTCCTACCCGAGTCGGATGTTCGGCATCTTCCTCGAGATGCAGGTGCACGCCGCGTTCGGGCTCGTGACGCTGTTCTCCGCCACGCCGATCGTCCGCTACTTCGCCACGGCGCCTCCAGAGTCGTGGGAGGTGGATCCGGTTCGCGACCAGGGAATAGCGGGGATCCTGGCGTGGACCTTCGGGGAGCTGCCGCTGCTCGCATTGCTGGTCGTGACGCTGGCGCGATGGCAGCGCCGCGACAGGACGCGGGCGAGGGCGGCCCAGGACAGCTCCGATGCCGAGACGGACGCGTACAACGAGTACCTGCTGCAGATGCAGCAGCGCGCTCAGGACAGCGAAGGCGACCGGCGGAGCTGA
- a CDS encoding acyl-CoA dehydrogenase family protein produces the protein MTTDLLDIESLLTDDERATRARVRALVDREIRPHIADWFERAVFPRELAPVLGEAGLLGMHLQGYGCAGAGAVEYGVAMQELEAGDSGIRTFVSVQGSLAMTAIAEHGSEAQREQWLPRMARGEAIGCFGLTEPNAGSDPGAMTTFARRDGDDWVIDGAKRWIGLASIADVAVIWAQTTDGVRGFLVETSSEGVPTKGFTATPIEPKLSMRASIQCDIALDGVRVPESARLPGARGLRAPFECLNEARFGIAWGALGAGRDALETALAYAGEREVFRRPLAAMQLTQSRLAEMALSLQQAQLLALHLGRRKEAGLLRPHEISMGKLASVRAAIDVAREARALLGGNGVSLEHSPMRHAANLESVRTYEGTDEVHTLVIGQALTGLAAFRG, from the coding sequence ATGACCACCGACCTGCTCGACATCGAGTCGCTGCTGACCGACGACGAGCGGGCCACGCGTGCTCGGGTGCGGGCGCTCGTCGACCGCGAGATCCGCCCGCACATCGCCGACTGGTTCGAGCGCGCCGTCTTCCCGCGCGAGCTGGCGCCGGTGCTGGGCGAGGCCGGGCTGCTCGGCATGCACCTGCAGGGCTATGGATGCGCGGGCGCCGGAGCGGTCGAGTACGGCGTCGCGATGCAGGAGCTCGAGGCGGGCGACAGCGGCATCCGCACCTTCGTGTCGGTGCAGGGGTCGCTCGCGATGACGGCGATCGCCGAGCACGGCTCCGAGGCGCAGCGCGAGCAGTGGCTGCCGCGCATGGCGCGCGGCGAGGCGATCGGCTGCTTCGGGCTCACCGAGCCGAACGCCGGCAGCGACCCCGGCGCGATGACCACGTTCGCGCGTCGCGACGGCGACGATTGGGTGATCGACGGGGCGAAGCGCTGGATCGGCCTCGCCTCGATCGCCGACGTCGCCGTGATCTGGGCGCAGACGACGGATGGGGTGCGCGGCTTCCTGGTGGAGACCTCGTCAGAGGGCGTGCCGACCAAGGGATTCACGGCGACCCCGATCGAGCCGAAGCTCTCGATGCGCGCGTCGATCCAGTGCGACATCGCGCTCGACGGCGTGCGGGTGCCGGAGTCGGCCCGGCTGCCGGGGGCGCGAGGCCTGCGAGCACCGTTCGAGTGCCTGAACGAGGCCCGCTTCGGCATCGCCTGGGGCGCGCTCGGCGCCGGGCGCGACGCGCTCGAGACGGCCCTCGCCTACGCGGGCGAGCGCGAGGTGTTCCGGCGGCCACTGGCGGCGATGCAGCTGACGCAGTCGCGGCTGGCCGAGATGGCGCTGTCGCTGCAGCAGGCCCAGCTGCTCGCGCTGCACCTGGGCCGCCGCAAGGAGGCGGGGCTGCTGCGTCCGCACGAGATCTCGATGGGCAAGCTCGCCTCGGTGCGGGCGGCGATCGACGTTGCCCGCGAGGCGCGGGCGCTGCTGGGCGGCAACGGCGTCTCGCTCGAGCACTCGCCGATGCGGCACGCGGCCAACCTCGAGAGCGTGCGCACCTATGAGGGCACCGACGAGGTGCACACGCTCGTCATCGGCCAGGCGCTCACCGGCCTGGCGGCGTTCCGCGGCTGA
- a CDS encoding multicopper oxidase family protein, which produces MSVSRRQFLALGGLGVIGAAGALALPLSTVGASSASRLSDRDMPRPYQTAFSQAPLLQPYQTGIDPADGAPVNSYLVTAMAASAAILPRLRTPILSYNGTFPGPTIKVERGTKAVLRMRNQLPAKHPIDDHLLSISTHLHGSASLPQFDGYASDVSQQGFRKDYKYPNFQAARTLWYHDHAVHNTALNVYAGLAAQYHIHDPQERQLLPQGAFDVAMTVSDAIFAANGTLAYDDREQSGLWGDVMLVNGKPWPVMKVQRRIYRFRILNACISRSLRPMLSTGDAVTIVATDGGLMPKAQSVVSWRHASAERYEVLIDFRKYAVGKRIELRNLSNENNRDFDNTNKIMAFDVVGAPVDTSDPTWNTIPTTLAASEVMSLTQAQSTKTRRWRVKRDDVTNVWRIGETAAAGTWAGVVASGFRNVIANPELGATEIWEFENSSGGWFHPIHTHLVDFQILSRNGRAPFPYEVGPKDVVYVGEGETVRLLMKFGPHRGKYMVHCHNLPHEDHDMMVQFSVGLADGAVDANDPINAAKPTWDDGL; this is translated from the coding sequence ATGTCAGTTTCACGACGCCAGTTCCTGGCACTCGGCGGGCTCGGCGTGATCGGCGCGGCCGGCGCGCTGGCGCTGCCGCTCAGCACCGTCGGCGCGAGTTCTGCGAGCCGCCTGAGCGATCGCGACATGCCGCGGCCGTACCAGACGGCCTTCTCTCAAGCGCCCCTGCTGCAGCCCTATCAGACGGGCATCGACCCGGCGGACGGCGCCCCCGTCAACTCGTACCTGGTGACCGCGATGGCGGCGAGCGCCGCAATCCTGCCGCGCCTCAGGACGCCGATCCTGTCGTACAACGGCACCTTCCCGGGCCCGACCATCAAGGTCGAGCGGGGCACGAAGGCCGTGCTGCGGATGCGCAACCAGCTGCCCGCGAAGCATCCGATCGACGACCACCTGCTGTCGATCTCGACCCACCTGCACGGCTCGGCCTCGCTGCCGCAGTTCGACGGCTACGCGAGCGACGTCTCCCAGCAGGGGTTCAGGAAGGACTACAAGTACCCGAACTTCCAGGCGGCGAGAACGCTCTGGTACCACGACCACGCCGTGCACAACACGGCGCTGAACGTCTATGCCGGGCTCGCGGCGCAGTACCACATCCACGACCCGCAGGAGCGCCAGCTGCTGCCGCAGGGCGCCTTCGACGTGGCGATGACGGTCAGCGATGCCATCTTCGCCGCGAACGGCACCCTCGCCTACGACGACCGTGAGCAGTCGGGGCTCTGGGGCGACGTGATGCTGGTCAACGGCAAGCCGTGGCCGGTGATGAAGGTGCAGCGGCGCATCTACCGCTTCCGCATCCTCAACGCCTGCATCTCGCGCTCGCTGCGACCGATGCTGAGCACCGGTGACGCCGTCACGATCGTGGCGACCGACGGCGGCCTGATGCCGAAGGCGCAGAGCGTGGTCAGCTGGCGGCACGCCAGCGCAGAGCGCTACGAGGTGCTGATCGACTTCCGCAAGTACGCGGTCGGCAAGCGGATCGAGCTGCGCAACCTCTCCAACGAGAACAACCGCGACTTCGACAACACGAACAAGATCATGGCGTTCGACGTCGTCGGTGCCCCGGTGGACACCAGCGACCCCACCTGGAACACCATCCCCACCACGCTGGCGGCCAGCGAGGTGATGTCGCTGACGCAGGCGCAGTCGACCAAGACCCGCAGGTGGCGCGTGAAGCGCGACGATGTCACCAACGTCTGGAGGATCGGCGAGACCGCCGCCGCCGGCACCTGGGCGGGGGTGGTGGCGAGCGGGTTCCGCAACGTGATCGCCAATCCCGAGCTCGGCGCCACGGAGATCTGGGAGTTCGAGAACAGCTCGGGCGGCTGGTTCCACCCGATCCACACCCACCTGGTCGACTTCCAGATCCTCAGTCGCAACGGCAGAGCGCCGTTCCCGTACGAGGTCGGGCCCAAGGACGTCGTGTACGTGGGCGAGGGGGAGACCGTGCGGCTGTTGATGAAGTTCGGTCCGCACCGCGGCAAGTACATGGTGCACTGCCACAACCTGCCGCACGAGGACCACGACATGATGGTGCAGTTCAGCGTCGGCCTGGCCGACGGCGCGGTCGACGCGAACGACCCGATCAACGCGGCGAAGCCGACATGGGACGACGGCCTCTGA
- the lepB gene encoding signal peptidase I, with amino-acid sequence MGRRPLTRSALIRVVAAALLGAGVVLGLRLWVVEPVTVVSDSMAPTVLPGSTLLVSRLEVPASPADVGRLVVFRSPDDGQSTLKRVIAVAGQTLAVRDGVLYVDEVVVPEPHVDFRQVDATFFGLTLIPAGHVFVMGDNREASIDSRDYGPVPVDDVVGMVLWH; translated from the coding sequence ATGGGACGACGGCCTCTGACCCGGTCGGCACTCATCCGGGTCGTTGCTGCGGCGCTGCTCGGCGCCGGCGTCGTGCTGGGCCTGCGGCTGTGGGTCGTGGAGCCGGTCACGGTCGTCTCCGACAGCATGGCGCCGACGGTGCTGCCGGGCAGCACGCTGCTGGTCTCGCGCCTCGAGGTGCCGGCGAGCCCCGCTGACGTCGGCCGGCTGGTGGTCTTCCGCAGCCCCGACGACGGGCAGAGCACGCTCAAGCGCGTCATCGCCGTCGCCGGCCAGACGCTGGCCGTGCGCGACGGGGTGCTGTATGTCGACGAGGTCGTCGTTCCCGAGCCGCACGTCGACTTCCGTCAGGTCGACGCCACGTTCTTCGGCCTTACGCTGATCCCCGCCGGGCACGTCTTCGTCATGGGCGACAACCGGGAGGCGTCCATCGACTCGCGCGACTACGGGCCGGTGCCGGTCGACGACGTCGTCGGGATGGTGCTCTGGCATTGA
- a CDS encoding DinB family protein: MPIEPDTKDWTWVLHERCPECGFDPLEVDRDDLGRRIRHAAAAMHQRMHGERVTERPDDATWSPLEYAAHVRDVCRVMQGRLEQLLAADDPEFASWDQDQAAVDGDYASQRPEHVAAEVDLAATSLANAADAVPSDAWERPGRRSNGSVFTVETLLVYALHDLEHHVWDIRSS, from the coding sequence ATGCCGATCGAGCCCGACACCAAGGACTGGACCTGGGTGCTCCACGAGCGCTGCCCCGAGTGCGGCTTCGACCCGCTCGAGGTCGACCGCGACGATCTCGGCAGGCGCATCCGCCATGCCGCCGCCGCCATGCACCAGCGCATGCACGGCGAGCGCGTGACCGAGCGCCCCGACGACGCGACCTGGTCGCCGCTCGAGTACGCGGCGCACGTGCGCGACGTGTGCCGCGTGATGCAGGGCCGGCTCGAGCAGCTGCTCGCCGCCGACGATCCCGAGTTCGCGAGCTGGGACCAGGATCAGGCGGCGGTCGACGGCGACTACGCCAGCCAGCGGCCCGAGCACGTGGCCGCCGAGGTCGACCTCGCCGCCACCAGCCTCGCGAATGCGGCGGATGCGGTGCCGTCAGACGCGTGGGAACGGCCCGGCAGGCGCTCCAACGGTTCGGTCTTCACGGTCGAGACGCTGCTCGTCTACGCGCTGCACGACCTCGAGCACCATGTGTGGGACATCCGCTCGAGCTAG
- a CDS encoding carboxylate-amine ligase, giving the protein MTLLQPTRRSLRTFGVEEEVILLEPERLSPVDVADAVIAELVESDAAVDWVGHEYLRAQVEFSSPVLVDAATADRVVGVFRRGLAQAAGRRGLIAASVGTTHGCGGSRTAEGDRYLRFDEELGAVRVDHRIQGLHVHVGIDSRDEGVAAMRALRPWLAPLIALTANSPFFDAADTGFASWRTIVGRRFTTASVPPAFADAADYDRRTRALVGLGTTLDTGSLAWMMRLAERYPTIELRLFDAQLTADETVAIALLSRALVEAAIAGELPHARAATHAEHVDAAVWHAARHGLADDLVDPTTASAAPAWIVIERMLTVARAALETSGDWSRVAAVVERIRAEGTGAARQRAALAQGVPALAKLLRTTFTA; this is encoded by the coding sequence ATGACGCTGCTGCAGCCGACTCGGCGCTCGCTCCGCACGTTCGGGGTCGAGGAGGAGGTCATCCTGCTCGAGCCCGAGCGGCTGTCGCCGGTCGACGTGGCCGACGCGGTGATCGCCGAGCTGGTCGAGAGCGACGCCGCCGTCGACTGGGTGGGGCACGAGTACCTGCGCGCCCAGGTGGAGTTCTCGTCGCCGGTGCTCGTCGACGCGGCGACCGCCGACCGGGTGGTGGGGGTGTTCCGTCGCGGCCTCGCGCAGGCCGCGGGGCGCCGGGGCCTGATCGCCGCGAGCGTCGGCACCACGCACGGCTGCGGCGGCTCGCGCACCGCCGAGGGCGATCGCTACCTGCGCTTCGACGAGGAGCTGGGCGCGGTGCGGGTCGACCACCGCATCCAGGGCCTGCACGTGCACGTCGGCATCGACTCGCGCGACGAGGGCGTCGCGGCCATGCGGGCGCTGCGGCCGTGGCTCGCGCCGCTCATCGCGCTGACGGCGAACTCGCCCTTCTTCGACGCCGCCGACACCGGCTTCGCCAGCTGGCGCACGATCGTCGGGCGGCGGTTCACGACCGCGTCGGTGCCGCCCGCGTTCGCCGACGCCGCCGACTACGACCGCCGCACGCGCGCGCTCGTGGGGCTCGGCACGACCCTCGACACCGGGTCGCTCGCCTGGATGATGCGGCTCGCCGAGCGCTACCCGACCATCGAGCTGCGGCTGTTCGACGCGCAGCTCACCGCCGACGAGACCGTCGCGATCGCGCTGCTCAGCCGCGCGCTCGTCGAAGCGGCGATCGCCGGCGAGCTGCCGCACGCCCGCGCCGCGACCCACGCGGAGCATGTCGACGCCGCGGTGTGGCACGCGGCCCGGCACGGGCTGGCAGACGACCTCGTCGACCCGACCACCGCATCCGCAGCCCCCGCCTGGATCGTCATCGAGCGGATGCTGACGGTCGCGCGAGCGGCGCTGGAGACGTCGGGAGACTGGTCGCGCGTGGCAGCGGTGGTGGAGCGCATCCGTGCGGAGGGCACCGGCGCCGCACGGCAGCGCGCCGCGCTCGCGCAGGGCGTGCCGGCGCTCGCGAAGCTGCTGCGCACCACCTTCACGGCCTGA